Proteins encoded in a region of the Streptomyces akebiae genome:
- a CDS encoding mandelate racemase/muconate lactonizing enzyme family protein has translation MKATQRTVRLELTEPLRISRSIMSARDAVWLTVQDDDGLQGHGEAVTSVYYGLDAATLGRLLMDAASRLRPFPDPESALEALRSSEPSGSTEVPPAVTAAVDSALLDLVGKRARTPVHRLLGAPSAPAAATARTIGITSPARAAAAARRLAASGFEVVKVKAGAPDPESDVARVRAVRDAAPGVRLLLDPNGAWTPAQADALLPRFAELGVEAVEQPVAPGDPEALAALAERSPLPVVADEDAVGLEDVRRLAGRVHGVNVKLAKCGGVHAALRIAALIEGTGTELMLGCLTASSLGLAPAVHLADRARWVDLDGHLLLADDPWTGIGGTDGVVRTTDLPGLGVRLRATHETGETSRADVA, from the coding sequence GTGAAGGCAACCCAGCGCACCGTACGCCTCGAACTCACCGAGCCGCTGCGCATCTCCCGCTCCATCATGTCCGCGCGTGACGCGGTGTGGCTCACCGTGCAGGACGACGACGGGCTCCAGGGCCACGGTGAGGCCGTCACCAGCGTCTACTACGGCCTCGACGCCGCCACCCTGGGCCGCCTCCTCATGGACGCCGCCTCAAGACTGCGGCCGTTCCCCGATCCGGAGAGCGCCCTGGAGGCCCTGCGGAGCAGCGAACCGTCCGGTTCCACCGAGGTTCCCCCGGCCGTGACCGCCGCCGTCGACTCCGCACTCCTCGATCTCGTCGGCAAGCGGGCCAGGACCCCGGTGCACCGTCTGCTGGGTGCGCCGAGCGCGCCGGCGGCCGCGACCGCCCGGACCATCGGCATCACCTCGCCGGCCCGGGCCGCGGCCGCGGCGCGCCGCCTCGCCGCGAGCGGCTTCGAGGTCGTCAAGGTCAAGGCCGGAGCGCCCGACCCCGAGAGCGACGTCGCACGCGTACGGGCCGTCCGCGACGCCGCACCCGGGGTCCGGCTCCTGCTCGACCCCAACGGCGCCTGGACACCCGCGCAGGCGGACGCACTGCTGCCGCGCTTCGCGGAGCTGGGCGTGGAGGCGGTCGAACAGCCCGTCGCCCCGGGAGACCCGGAGGCGCTGGCCGCCCTGGCCGAGCGCTCTCCGCTGCCGGTCGTCGCCGACGAGGACGCCGTGGGGCTGGAGGACGTCCGGCGGCTGGCGGGACGGGTGCACGGGGTCAACGTCAAGCTCGCCAAGTGCGGCGGTGTCCACGCGGCGCTGCGGATCGCGGCGCTGATCGAGGGCACCGGGACCGAGTTGATGCTCGGCTGCCTCACCGCGAGCAGCCTCGGCCTCGCCCCGGCCGTCCACCTCGCCGACCGCGCCCGCTGGGTGGACCTCGACGGACACCTCCTGCTCGCCGACGACCCGTGGACCGGCATCGGCGGCACCGACGGCGTCGTACGGACGACCGACCTGCCCGGGCTGGGAGTTCGGCTCCGCGCGACCCACGAGACGGGGGAGACAAGCCGTGCAGACGTGGCATGA
- a CDS encoding PLP-dependent cysteine synthase family protein gives MTSSTVLRTVARPELLSLVGRTPLARITADLPGPQPGFWAKLEGLAAGGMKARAAVSMVLGARERGELRPGAPVVESTSGTLGIGLAFAGQALGHPVVLVGDSELEPSMRQLLRSHGVRLELVDRPAARGGWQAARLARLRELLGELPGAYWPDQYNNPDNTAGYASLAAELAVQLDHLDVLVCSVGTGGHSAGIIGPLRRHWPALRLIGVDSTGSTIFGQPARPRLMRGLGSSIHPRNVAYDAFDEVHWVGPAEAVDSCRRLARGSFVSGGWSTGAVALVAAWAARVHPGAVVATVFPDGPHRYLGSVFDDDFATTHGLDPASAAARPVEIPHPRAAEAVGWVRCGRVVDPLGVPHSEERL, from the coding sequence GTGACGTCGTCGACCGTTCTGCGTACCGTCGCCCGACCCGAGCTGCTGTCCCTCGTCGGACGGACACCGCTGGCGCGCATCACCGCGGATCTGCCCGGTCCGCAGCCGGGGTTCTGGGCCAAGCTGGAAGGGCTCGCGGCGGGCGGGATGAAGGCGCGGGCCGCCGTGTCCATGGTGCTGGGGGCCCGGGAGCGCGGAGAGCTGCGGCCCGGCGCACCGGTGGTGGAGTCGACGTCCGGCACGCTGGGCATCGGGCTCGCCTTCGCCGGGCAGGCCCTCGGCCATCCGGTCGTGCTGGTCGGTGACAGCGAACTGGAGCCGTCCATGCGGCAGTTGCTGCGCTCGCACGGCGTACGGCTGGAGCTGGTGGACCGCCCGGCAGCTCGGGGCGGCTGGCAGGCGGCGCGCCTCGCGCGGCTGCGGGAGCTGCTCGGCGAGCTGCCGGGGGCGTACTGGCCCGATCAGTACAACAACCCCGACAACACCGCCGGCTACGCCTCGCTCGCCGCCGAACTCGCCGTGCAGCTGGATCACTTGGACGTCCTGGTGTGCAGCGTCGGCACCGGCGGCCACAGCGCGGGCATCATCGGCCCGCTGCGCCGGCACTGGCCCGCGCTGCGCCTCATCGGCGTCGACTCCACCGGGTCGACGATCTTCGGCCAGCCGGCCCGGCCGAGGCTGATGCGCGGCCTCGGCAGCAGCATCCATCCGCGCAACGTCGCCTACGACGCCTTCGACGAGGTGCACTGGGTCGGCCCGGCGGAGGCCGTCGACAGCTGTCGCCGGCTCGCCCGCGGCAGCTTCGTCAGCGGCGGCTGGAGCACCGGCGCGGTCGCGCTCGTCGCCGCCTGGGCGGCCCGCGTCCACCCGGGCGCCGTCGTCGCCACCGTCTTCCCGGACGGCCCGCACCGCTACCTCGGCAGCGTCTTCGACGACGACTTCGCCACCACCCACGGCCTCGACCCGGCCTCCGCCGCCGCGCGGCCCGTCGAGATCCCCCATCCCCGCGCGGCCGAGGCCGTCGGCTGGGTGCGGTGCGGCAGGGTCGTCGACCCACTCGGGGTCCCCCATTCGGAAGAGAGACTGTGA